In a genomic window of Agarivorans albus:
- a CDS encoding alpha-amylase family glycosyl hydrolase, whose translation MNKLTIALAGATLLSAPVAAEWNFRGTPNQWQSTPLAVVSGTEYTTCQSFGSNDPRFKIDRFGDWNEAYPSADVRVDANKSYNISFFSDSKNISTTEVASCGEIEPPEDSWFYRGTSNGWTATAMTSSDNLNFCTTQSFANDNPRFKIDHYGDWNEAYPTADFIVTGNASYQICFNADSKQITATPTTTEDTQAPTVSANPAAGSYTQAQQISLTVSDNQDSAPNIYCTTDGSIPTQASPLCNNANFTASDVVASGVDLSLKVLAVDESGNSAVSSFDYTISDAPADTWYFRGTPNGWQTTAMTTSDGNNYCTTQSFGSNNPRFKVDHFGDWTENYPSADVTVNPDTTYDICFDASSKQITTTEIEGEDTKAPVVSASPSGGRYATAQQISLSVSDNQDPAPKLYCTTDGSIPTTTLSQCNQQSFTAEDILVDGIDLVLKVLAVDASGNQGVTTFNYTIDPNITSSGDFREENVYFIMTDRFADGDTSNNNIWGDEYLPNGEADKYNTNTSKTGPLSYYHGGDFQGIIDNLDYIQDMGFTAIWITPVVKQPEGRRFNANDDYEASAFHGYWGYDFDKIDPHLHSLGKDNDGWAGFDALVDALHSRGMKIMLDIVVNHGQPGQSVVGSKSKWADRALEIKMDGQTWNWETNDPYMDGAKNGFFSYASTGNTWLIDLLDFNEHGDDDQNATKHLINVYKRFIDHGVDAFRIDTVSYMTADFWERFTLEMDAHARSLGNDNFYMAGEAWTGDRKSAVDLIYNGQGKKFHMLDLHGSSMDFPGWMGKAFRGEAGFDDGNGYARIAGADGDASGIYDPTYLATFVDNHDVTRANGVLSETQYLNNLNFIYLFRGLPVVFYGTEVLYSSWPHYITTTEKDDVVARWMLGSEGINFAKTNQPTLYKHLKMLNSLRSSSEAIQKGQQIDLLLDGDHAAFARDNGAAVAYVALTKGSGFSYTFNNMANGSYRLITPNTNAASYNEQTITVSGGSHSVTVPANSFVILDKL comes from the coding sequence ATGAACAAGTTAACAATCGCTCTCGCGGGGGCGACGTTGCTGTCTGCGCCTGTGGCAGCCGAATGGAACTTTAGGGGTACGCCAAACCAATGGCAATCCACTCCCCTTGCGGTAGTTTCAGGAACCGAATACACCACTTGCCAAAGTTTTGGTAGCAATGACCCACGCTTTAAAATCGATCGCTTTGGCGACTGGAACGAAGCCTACCCTAGCGCCGATGTGCGGGTTGATGCTAACAAGAGCTATAACATTAGTTTTTTTAGCGACAGCAAAAATATAAGCACTACAGAAGTTGCAAGCTGTGGAGAGATAGAGCCACCAGAGGATAGCTGGTTCTATCGCGGTACTTCCAATGGTTGGACTGCCACAGCCATGACCAGCAGCGATAACCTAAACTTTTGTACTACCCAGAGTTTTGCTAACGATAACCCACGTTTCAAAATCGACCATTATGGCGATTGGAACGAAGCTTACCCAACAGCAGACTTTATAGTAACTGGCAATGCTAGCTACCAGATTTGTTTTAACGCCGATTCAAAACAAATCACTGCAACGCCAACCACCACAGAAGATACTCAAGCCCCTACAGTAAGCGCTAATCCTGCAGCGGGTTCTTACACCCAAGCTCAGCAAATCAGCTTAACTGTTAGCGATAATCAAGACAGTGCGCCCAATATCTACTGCACTACCGATGGCTCAATACCTACTCAAGCTTCACCGCTATGTAACAATGCAAACTTCACTGCTAGCGATGTCGTGGCCAGCGGCGTTGATTTAAGCCTAAAAGTACTTGCGGTTGATGAAAGCGGTAACTCCGCAGTGAGTAGTTTTGATTACACCATTAGCGACGCCCCAGCAGATACTTGGTACTTCCGCGGCACACCTAATGGTTGGCAAACCACTGCAATGACCACCAGCGATGGCAACAACTATTGCACCACTCAAAGTTTTGGCAGCAATAACCCGCGCTTTAAAGTGGATCACTTTGGCGATTGGACCGAAAATTATCCAAGCGCTGATGTAACGGTTAATCCAGATACCACCTACGATATTTGTTTTGATGCCAGCAGCAAACAAATCACCACAACAGAGATTGAAGGTGAAGACACAAAAGCCCCTGTGGTTAGCGCCTCTCCATCAGGCGGCCGTTACGCCACCGCGCAACAAATTAGCTTAAGTGTTAGCGACAACCAAGATCCAGCGCCTAAGCTTTATTGCACCACCGACGGCAGCATACCCACTACCACACTCAGTCAATGCAACCAACAGAGCTTTACCGCCGAAGATATCCTAGTTGATGGGATTGATTTGGTATTAAAAGTATTGGCTGTAGATGCCAGTGGTAATCAGGGTGTAACCACCTTTAACTACACCATTGACCCTAACATCACCAGCAGCGGCGACTTCCGTGAAGAAAATGTTTACTTCATCATGACCGACCGTTTTGCAGATGGTGATACGAGCAACAACAACATTTGGGGTGACGAGTACTTACCAAATGGTGAAGCTGATAAGTACAACACGAATACCAGCAAAACCGGTCCTTTGTCTTACTACCACGGTGGTGATTTCCAAGGCATTATCGATAATCTCGATTACATCCAAGACATGGGCTTTACCGCCATTTGGATTACCCCAGTGGTTAAACAGCCTGAAGGCCGCCGCTTTAACGCCAACGACGACTACGAGGCTTCCGCCTTCCACGGTTACTGGGGTTACGACTTCGATAAAATCGATCCGCACCTACACTCTTTAGGTAAAGACAATGATGGCTGGGCAGGTTTTGACGCCTTAGTGGATGCATTGCATTCGCGCGGCATGAAGATCATGCTCGACATCGTGGTAAACCACGGTCAGCCGGGTCAATCGGTAGTGGGCTCGAAGAGTAAATGGGCCGACCGAGCGCTAGAGATTAAAATGGATGGTCAAACCTGGAATTGGGAAACCAATGACCCTTACATGGATGGCGCTAAAAATGGCTTCTTTAGCTACGCCAGTACTGGGAATACCTGGTTGATCGACTTGCTCGATTTTAACGAACATGGTGACGATGACCAAAACGCGACTAAACATCTAATCAATGTGTATAAGCGCTTTATCGACCATGGCGTAGATGCTTTCCGTATTGATACGGTATCGTATATGACTGCCGATTTCTGGGAACGATTCACCCTAGAAATGGATGCTCATGCTCGTAGTTTAGGCAACGACAACTTCTACATGGCAGGCGAAGCATGGACAGGCGATCGCAAGTCGGCGGTTGATCTAATCTACAACGGCCAAGGCAAAAAATTCCATATGTTGGATTTACATGGTTCTTCCATGGACTTCCCAGGTTGGATGGGCAAAGCCTTTAGAGGGGAAGCAGGGTTTGACGACGGCAATGGCTACGCCCGTATTGCCGGTGCCGATGGCGATGCCTCTGGCATTTACGACCCAACCTATCTAGCTACCTTTGTAGATAACCACGATGTTACCCGCGCTAACGGTGTATTGAGTGAAACGCAATATCTCAATAATCTAAACTTTATCTACTTGTTCCGCGGTCTGCCGGTGGTGTTTTACGGCACCGAGGTGCTGTATTCAAGCTGGCCACACTACATTACCACCACCGAAAAAGATGATGTAGTAGCACGTTGGATGCTGGGCTCAGAAGGAATTAACTTCGCCAAAACTAACCAGCCAACGCTTTATAAGCACTTAAAAATGCTAAATAGCCTGCGCAGCTCTTCTGAAGCCATTCAAAAAGGTCAGCAAATCGACTTATTGCTAGATGGCGATCATGCTGCATTTGCTCGTGATAATGGGGCAGCTGTAGCTTACGTAGCTCTCACTAAAGGCAGTGGCTTTAGCTACACCTTTAATAACATGGCGAATGGTAGCTATCGTTTAATAACGCCAAATACCAACGCCGCCAGCTACAACGAGCAAACCATTACTGTGAGCGGCGGCAGCCACTCAGTAACGGTGCCAGCAAACAGCTTTGTGATTTTAGACAAACTATAA
- a CDS encoding YeeE/YedE family protein, with amino-acid sequence MFKVVVGLITGLLFGLGMNVSQMVNPYKVLNFLDVSGNWDASLAFVIGGALLVFVPFYHFLIKPRSHAVNGEPIQCSTLKAISPKLIIGSIIFGVGWGMVGICPGPAVASLLRGEAAIYWFLLSMLLGHYLSKRLFSRA; translated from the coding sequence ATGTTTAAAGTAGTGGTTGGCTTAATCACCGGTTTATTATTTGGTTTGGGCATGAATGTATCGCAAATGGTTAACCCCTATAAAGTGCTTAACTTCTTAGATGTAAGCGGCAATTGGGATGCTAGCTTGGCCTTTGTTATAGGTGGTGCCTTATTGGTGTTTGTACCTTTTTATCATTTTCTGATTAAACCAAGAAGCCATGCGGTAAATGGCGAGCCTATTCAATGCTCTACGCTTAAAGCGATTAGCCCTAAACTGATCATTGGCTCGATTATCTTTGGTGTTGGTTGGGGAATGGTAGGAATTTGCCCTGGGCCTGCGGTGGCCAGTTTGCTGCGTGGAGAAGCTGCTATTTATTGGTTTTTGTTGAGCATGTTATTGGGGCATTACTTAAGCAAACGCCTATTCTCTCGCGCTTAA
- a CDS encoding substrate-binding periplasmic protein: MVKCIGWCCLGLLLAGSALSQADTLRLATHHLPPYQVVNGDALSGSMIDVMQCSLIELGQPYQVDVRPINRAFKELQAGLFDGVFVLNRTAERDQLAIASEPLIVTYRSLFSVQKIDTEVHSPEMKGLKIGVLHGSAMHRWLSKHEYPNIHTRYDYHILFELLQLERIDAIVAPHEIYAHEQSHGHVTRNIETRHLSQANLSSYFSAEWLEQRPDFLQRFNAALDVCR; the protein is encoded by the coding sequence TTGGTTAAGTGCATAGGATGGTGTTGCTTAGGATTGTTGCTAGCTGGCTCTGCGCTAAGCCAAGCGGATACTCTGCGTTTGGCTACTCATCACTTGCCTCCCTATCAAGTGGTGAATGGTGATGCTTTAAGTGGCTCAATGATTGATGTGATGCAATGCAGTTTAATTGAATTGGGGCAGCCTTATCAGGTTGACGTTAGGCCGATTAATCGTGCATTTAAGGAGCTGCAGGCGGGATTATTTGATGGTGTTTTTGTGTTAAACCGTACCGCAGAAAGAGACCAGCTTGCCATTGCCAGTGAGCCTTTGATTGTTACTTATCGCAGTCTTTTTAGTGTGCAAAAGATTGATACCGAAGTGCACAGCCCTGAAATGAAAGGGCTGAAAATAGGTGTATTGCATGGCTCGGCGATGCACCGTTGGTTATCCAAGCACGAATACCCCAATATTCATACCCGCTATGACTACCATATTTTGTTTGAATTATTGCAGTTAGAACGTATCGACGCGATAGTGGCGCCCCACGAAATTTATGCACATGAACAAAGCCACGGGCACGTTACTCGCAACATTGAAACTCGCCACCTAAGCCAAGCTAATCTATCGAGTTATTTCTCTGCCGAATGGCTAGAACAGCGGCCTGATTTTTTACAACGATTTAACGCTGCTTTAGATGTTTGTAGGTAG
- a CDS encoding ArsR/SmtB family transcription factor has translation MQSHEVLHEQASVVSDYLKTIAHPDRLVVLCLLCDGEMSVGELLAHSNKSQSAFSQHLKVLREQGLVAVRKQAQTVFYSLADTRVKSLLASLQQQFCN, from the coding sequence ATGCAAAGTCATGAAGTGTTGCATGAGCAAGCTAGTGTGGTTAGCGACTATCTCAAAACCATTGCTCATCCAGATCGTTTAGTTGTGTTGTGTTTATTGTGCGATGGGGAAATGAGTGTAGGGGAGCTATTGGCTCACAGTAACAAGAGTCAATCTGCTTTTTCTCAGCACTTAAAAGTGCTGCGAGAACAAGGCTTGGTAGCAGTGCGTAAACAGGCGCAAACGGTGTTTTATTCCTTGGCTGACACTAGAGTGAAAAGCTTGTTAGCTAGTTTGCAGCAGCAATTTTGTAATTGA
- a CDS encoding FAD-dependent oxidoreductase translates to MTKILIIGGVAGGASAAARARRLSEDAEIIMFERGPYISFANCGLPYHIGGDIEQRDALLLQTPESFKARFNVDVRVMNEVVSINRQDKTLTIRNLNTQENYQESYDKLVLSPGASPIVPPIPGIQNSRTFSLRNIPDMDKIIASIEHNQPKHATVVGGGFIGIEMAEALIQRGINTSLVELSQQVMAPVDSEMAAPLHQEMQHHGVDLRLGVALEAVFPSQQQAADELASVDEQGLELRLSNGDLLETELLIMAIGVKPETSLARQANLNIGELGGIQVNSQLQTSDPDIYAVGDAIEDPEFVTGDAALIPLAGPANRQGRMVANNIFGAGEHYKRSQGTAICKIFDLAVASTGLNEKTLQRKGLAYEKVYVHAASHAGYYPGAHPINLKLLFNPANGAILGAQAVGKDGVDKRIDVIAVAQRAGLTVFDLQDLELTYAPPFGSAKDVVNQAGFVAANSIQGDTRLCHSDEINQPSAEQLVLDVRNPEELEKLGAIPGAVNIPVDQLRERINELPKDKEILVYCMVGLRGNVAYRQLVNHGFKAKNLTGGYKTWLAAKA, encoded by the coding sequence ATGACAAAGATTTTGATCATAGGCGGAGTAGCAGGCGGTGCCTCGGCTGCAGCACGTGCAAGACGTTTAAGTGAAGACGCAGAAATCATTATGTTTGAAAGAGGTCCCTACATCTCTTTTGCTAACTGTGGTTTGCCCTACCATATTGGCGGCGACATTGAGCAACGTGATGCTTTGTTACTGCAAACTCCAGAGAGCTTTAAAGCACGATTTAATGTAGATGTGCGAGTAATGAACGAAGTGGTAAGCATTAACCGCCAAGACAAAACCCTCACTATTCGCAATTTAAATACTCAAGAAAACTACCAGGAAAGTTACGACAAATTGGTATTAAGCCCAGGCGCCTCACCCATCGTTCCGCCAATTCCTGGTATTCAAAACTCACGCACCTTCTCGCTGCGTAACATACCTGATATGGATAAAATCATTGCTAGCATCGAACATAATCAGCCAAAACATGCCACGGTAGTTGGCGGTGGATTCATTGGTATCGAAATGGCTGAAGCCCTTATTCAACGTGGCATTAACACCAGTTTGGTTGAGTTATCACAACAAGTGATGGCGCCGGTAGACAGCGAAATGGCCGCGCCTCTTCACCAAGAGATGCAACACCATGGAGTAGATTTACGCCTTGGCGTAGCGTTAGAAGCCGTGTTTCCAAGCCAACAACAAGCCGCCGATGAGCTAGCCAGTGTTGACGAACAAGGTTTAGAACTGCGTTTGAGCAATGGCGACCTATTAGAAACAGAATTACTGATTATGGCCATTGGTGTAAAACCAGAAACCAGCTTAGCCCGCCAAGCTAACTTAAACATCGGCGAACTAGGTGGAATACAGGTAAACAGCCAACTACAAACCTCTGATCCCGATATCTACGCAGTGGGCGATGCCATTGAAGATCCAGAATTTGTTACTGGTGATGCGGCACTTATTCCTTTAGCAGGCCCGGCAAACCGCCAAGGCCGCATGGTGGCTAACAACATTTTTGGCGCAGGCGAGCATTATAAACGCAGCCAAGGTACCGCCATTTGCAAAATCTTTGATTTAGCTGTGGCCTCTACAGGTCTTAATGAGAAAACCTTGCAGCGCAAAGGCTTAGCTTATGAAAAAGTGTATGTACACGCAGCCAGTCATGCGGGCTACTACCCTGGCGCGCATCCCATCAATTTAAAGCTACTATTCAATCCAGCTAATGGTGCAATTTTGGGCGCACAAGCAGTCGGTAAAGATGGCGTAGATAAACGCATCGACGTAATCGCTGTGGCCCAGCGCGCCGGTCTTACAGTATTTGACTTGCAAGATTTAGAGCTCACTTATGCTCCTCCGTTTGGCAGTGCCAAAGATGTCGTCAATCAAGCTGGTTTTGTCGCAGCCAATAGCATTCAAGGAGATACTCGCCTTTGCCACAGCGACGAAATCAACCAACCAAGCGCAGAGCAGCTAGTGCTTGATGTACGAAATCCTGAAGAGTTAGAAAAGCTAGGAGCAATTCCTGGTGCGGTTAATATTCCCGTAGATCAACTTAGAGAGCGTATTAACGAGCTGCCTAAAGATAAAGAGATCTTGGTGTATTGCATGGTAGGTTTGCGCGGCAACGTAGCTTATCGCCAATTGGTTAATCACGGTTTTAAAGCTAAGAACCTTACCGGTGGCTATAAAACCTGGTTAGCCGCCAAGGCATAA
- a CDS encoding ROK family transcriptional regulator, producing the protein MKKITDTELIRSANRRDIIQTLRLHGELARVEIGDHTKLSPATITSITSELVQQGLIIEQNVVLDPSGGRGRPKVKLQLNNQAAFYLAIKLSINEVRFMLGDTSGTIVAQATQAMLTVTLNQEQLVDALSKAIEEFIQHNEVKRSKLRGLGLAVQGVIETQGKGILWSPAIKGKQLELVEQLQLKSQLPVFIANDANCLAVALTQLPKYSKLDNLVAIQLGYGVGMGLIVNGELYQDASAATTEFGHTKFSLNGPQCRCGGRGCIEAYVGDYAIYRDASAIYNLPPTDMLHPSEKQMLDLNQLTEQDNPAMAQIFSQAGTVLGMGLANIMALFNPQKIVISGPGIRAYEHMKESMLRTLHDNLLPYHQAENVVEKHNWDEDMAGLGMITIMQQHTD; encoded by the coding sequence ATGAAAAAAATCACCGATACCGAACTAATTAGAAGTGCCAATCGCCGAGACATTATTCAAACTCTGCGCCTCCATGGTGAACTGGCACGTGTAGAAATTGGCGACCACACCAAATTAAGTCCCGCAACCATCACTTCAATCACCTCTGAGCTGGTTCAACAAGGCTTAATTATTGAGCAGAATGTAGTGCTAGATCCCAGCGGTGGACGCGGTAGGCCAAAAGTAAAACTACAACTGAATAACCAAGCAGCCTTCTATCTAGCCATAAAGCTATCGATTAACGAAGTGCGCTTTATGCTGGGAGATACCTCTGGCACCATCGTTGCGCAAGCGACTCAAGCAATGTTAACGGTCACGCTAAACCAAGAACAACTGGTTGATGCCCTGTCTAAAGCCATCGAAGAGTTTATTCAGCATAATGAGGTTAAACGCAGTAAACTGCGCGGCCTTGGCTTAGCAGTGCAAGGGGTTATAGAAACACAAGGTAAGGGCATATTGTGGAGCCCGGCCATCAAGGGTAAGCAGCTGGAACTGGTTGAGCAACTGCAGCTCAAAAGTCAGCTACCGGTGTTTATTGCCAACGACGCTAATTGCCTCGCCGTTGCCTTAACTCAACTGCCTAAATACAGCAAACTGGATAATCTAGTTGCTATCCAATTAGGCTATGGGGTTGGCATGGGCTTAATTGTTAACGGCGAGCTTTATCAAGATGCCAGTGCTGCCACTACCGAATTTGGCCATACCAAATTTAGTTTAAATGGCCCGCAATGCCGTTGTGGCGGTCGAGGTTGTATCGAGGCCTATGTAGGTGATTACGCGATTTACCGCGACGCCAGTGCCATTTACAACTTGCCACCCACCGACATGCTGCACCCTTCAGAAAAACAGATGCTCGACTTAAACCAACTGACCGAGCAAGACAATCCAGCAATGGCGCAGATTTTCTCCCAAGCGGGTACCGTGTTAGGCATGGGTTTAGCCAACATAATGGCACTATTTAACCCACAAAAAATTGTTATATCTGGTCCGGGAATTCGCGCATACGAACACATGAAAGAGTCGATGCTGCGCACCTTACACGACAACTTGTTGCCTTACCACCAAGCTGAGAACGTGGTGGAAAAACACAATTGGGACGAAGATATGGCGGGCCTTGGCATGATAACCATCATGCAGCAACATACCGACTAA
- a CDS encoding alpha-amylase family glycosyl hydrolase: protein MKKTALVISLLAASSAAQADWFYRGTSNGWATSALELVSGSEYRTCQSFGANDPRFKIDRFGDWNEAYPSADVRVDANKNYEIRFFSDSKNITTTEVATCGDVEPPKDSWFYRGTSNGWATTEMASTDNVNFCTTQSFANDDPRFKIDHYGDWNEAYPSADYTVTGNASYQICFNAGSKAITVTPDDVTDTQAPVVTANPAAGSYTETQQISLSVSDNQDSSPLIYCTTDGTTPTAASSPCNDASFTASDVVSDGVDLSLKVFAIDASGNSALSTFDYTISDAPADTWYFRGTPNGWQTTLMTSSDGNNYCTTQSFGSNNPRFKIDHFGDWTENYPSADVLVDANSTYQICFNATTKAVSTVKQGCEPNCGSNSETLGAVYSADSTTFSIWSPEHSNVKVVVDGVEHTLQAVPDFAGYSQVYQVTVAGDLHLKPYTFLINGVQVRDPYGKMSQPGTGDYEAINIVMDMSRTEPVGGWAARPSLVEREDAVIYEVHVRDFTIDPSSGVSAGNNGKFLGMVETGTTINGVKTGIDHLKELGVTHVQLLPVYDFATCDGLPDSDPCYNWGYDPRNFNIPEDRYSAVPTNYEERAREFKTMVNEFHKAGIRVIMDVVYNHTYDDEMFENISGQYYTASDLSGTGNSINADVPMVSRMIQDSLEYWVDEYGIDGFRFDLIGIFSYQEVEKWGRHLNDTFADRKLLIYGEPWNGYATDPLEGQRVRYGTTHHLADENIGVFNGAFRESLKGSNDDTRTGYMFNNVDAAESGWAIYDGFQGSPYNPNDGRNSTWFRNYAADPEQSINYISAHDNFGLWDKVYLSTSSNVQQNSSHQVISFNPPSDLTYPKRVVNFGMGMILTSQGIPFVHAGDEFLRTKTNNQQISNPSAWNYSAHGGTHNTYNAPDSFNAIRWSNKADNIATFNYFKQLIELRRKHAGLRMNTSQEVAQYLNVSRPDQFGGQVITGHITDPSDSHNLFIVYNSGNNQTVSLPAGSWTKVADANGAVNAGNVSGSTVVEGTAVTMFTQAK from the coding sequence ATGAAAAAGACAGCATTAGTCATCAGCTTATTGGCAGCAAGCTCTGCCGCTCAAGCTGATTGGTTTTATCGAGGCACCAGCAACGGCTGGGCAACTAGCGCTTTAGAACTTGTTTCGGGCAGTGAATACCGAACTTGTCAAAGCTTTGGTGCTAACGATCCACGCTTTAAAATTGATCGCTTTGGCGACTGGAACGAAGCTTACCCAAGCGCAGATGTTCGGGTAGACGCCAACAAAAACTACGAAATTCGCTTCTTTAGCGACAGCAAAAACATCACCACCACAGAAGTGGCTACTTGCGGAGATGTAGAGCCACCAAAAGATAGCTGGTTCTACCGCGGCACTTCTAATGGCTGGGCAACAACAGAAATGGCCAGCACCGATAACGTCAACTTCTGTACTACTCAGAGTTTTGCCAACGATGACCCTCGCTTCAAAATCGACCACTACGGCGACTGGAACGAAGCTTATCCAAGCGCAGATTACACCGTTACCGGCAATGCCAGCTACCAAATTTGCTTTAACGCTGGCTCAAAGGCAATTACGGTCACGCCAGACGACGTTACGGATACTCAAGCACCGGTGGTTACTGCTAACCCAGCAGCCGGCTCTTACACCGAAACTCAGCAAATCAGTTTGAGTGTGAGTGATAATCAAGACAGCTCACCGTTGATTTACTGCACCACCGACGGCACTACACCAACAGCAGCTTCCAGCCCCTGTAACGATGCCAGCTTTACCGCCAGTGATGTAGTGAGCGATGGGGTAGATTTAAGCTTAAAGGTATTTGCCATCGATGCCAGCGGCAACTCTGCCTTAAGCACCTTTGACTACACCATTAGCGATGCACCGGCCGATACATGGTACTTCCGTGGAACCCCCAATGGCTGGCAAACCACCCTAATGACCAGCAGCGACGGTAATAACTACTGCACCACGCAAAGCTTTGGCAGCAACAATCCGCGTTTCAAAATTGATCATTTTGGCGATTGGACTGAAAACTACCCAAGTGCAGACGTATTAGTAGACGCTAACTCTACTTACCAAATCTGTTTCAACGCCACCACCAAAGCAGTAAGCACGGTTAAACAAGGCTGCGAGCCTAACTGCGGTAGCAACAGTGAAACCTTAGGCGCGGTTTACTCCGCAGACAGCACCACCTTTTCAATATGGTCGCCAGAACATAGCAATGTAAAAGTGGTGGTTGATGGGGTTGAGCACACGCTGCAAGCAGTGCCTGACTTCGCCGGTTACAGCCAAGTTTACCAGGTAACCGTTGCAGGCGACTTGCACTTAAAACCTTATACCTTCCTTATCAATGGCGTTCAGGTTCGCGACCCATATGGGAAGATGTCACAACCTGGTACTGGCGATTACGAAGCCATTAACATTGTGATGGACATGTCGCGCACCGAACCTGTTGGCGGTTGGGCTGCACGCCCAAGCTTAGTTGAGCGTGAAGATGCCGTAATTTACGAAGTGCATGTTCGTGACTTTACTATCGACCCAAGCTCGGGTGTAAGCGCTGGTAACAACGGTAAGTTCTTAGGCATGGTGGAAACGGGCACCACCATTAATGGTGTAAAAACCGGTATTGACCACTTAAAAGAGCTAGGCGTTACCCACGTGCAGCTATTGCCAGTGTATGACTTTGCCACCTGTGATGGCCTGCCAGACAGCGACCCTTGTTACAACTGGGGCTATGACCCTCGAAACTTTAACATTCCAGAAGATCGCTACTCGGCCGTTCCAACTAACTATGAAGAGCGAGCGCGTGAGTTCAAAACCATGGTGAACGAGTTCCACAAAGCTGGAATTCGAGTCATCATGGATGTGGTATACAACCACACCTATGATGATGAAATGTTTGAGAATATTTCTGGTCAATACTATACCGCCAGCGACTTATCTGGCACCGGTAACTCGATTAATGCTGATGTGCCAATGGTAAGCCGCATGATTCAAGACTCCTTAGAGTATTGGGTAGACGAATACGGCATCGATGGTTTCCGCTTCGACTTAATTGGTATTTTCTCTTATCAAGAAGTTGAAAAATGGGGTCGCCACTTAAACGATACCTTTGCAGACCGTAAGCTATTGATTTATGGAGAACCTTGGAACGGTTACGCAACAGATCCTCTAGAAGGTCAGCGAGTTCGTTACGGTACCACTCACCACTTAGCCGATGAAAACATTGGGGTATTTAATGGCGCTTTCCGCGAATCATTAAAAGGTTCAAATGACGATACTCGCACTGGTTACATGTTTAATAATGTAGATGCTGCTGAATCTGGCTGGGCGATTTACGATGGCTTTCAAGGTTCGCCCTACAACCCAAATGATGGTCGTAACAGCACCTGGTTCCGCAATTACGCGGCCGACCCAGAGCAAAGCATCAATTACATTTCGGCCCACGATAACTTTGGCCTTTGGGATAAGGTTTATTTAAGTACTTCAAGCAATGTGCAGCAAAATAGTTCGCATCAGGTGATTAGCTTTAATCCCCCTAGCGATTTAACCTACCCTAAACGAGTGGTTAATTTTGGCATGGGCATGATACTTACCAGCCAGGGCATACCTTTTGTACATGCCGGTGACGAGTTCCTGCGCACCAAAACCAATAACCAGCAAATTAGTAACCCATCAGCTTGGAACTATAGCGCTCATGGAGGTACGCATAATACCTACAACGCACCAGATAGTTTCAATGCAATTCGTTGGTCCAACAAAGCAGATAACATCGCTACCTTTAACTACTTTAAACAACTTATTGAGTTGCGCCGTAAACATGCGGGCTTGCGCATGAATACCAGCCAAGAAGTTGCACAGTACTTAAATGTTAGCCGCCCGGACCAATTTGGTGGACAGGTGATAACAGGCCACATCACCGATCCTAGCGACAGCCATAACCTGTTTATTGTATATAACAGTGGTAATAACCAAACGGTAAGTTTACCTGCAGGCAGCTGGACTAAGGTAGCCGATGCCAATGGAGCCGTTAATGCTGGCAACGTATCTGGTAGCACCGTGGTAGAAGGCACCGCAGTTACCATGTTTACTCAAGCTAAATAA
- a CDS encoding YeeE/YedE family protein: MTEFSPGSALVGGMLLGLSVSLLLLLSGRTGGISGILGGIFGASKSEWPWRVAFIAAMAASLLFNPLLGLSEAALPNYSLTWLLAGGFAVGVGTQLANGCTSGHGICGIGRFSLRSIVATMVFMLSAAVVVWLAGGAYV, encoded by the coding sequence ATGACCGAATTTAGCCCTGGGAGCGCCTTAGTTGGCGGAATGTTGTTAGGCCTGTCGGTATCATTGCTATTGCTGCTTAGTGGCCGTACAGGTGGTATTAGCGGCATATTAGGCGGGATTTTTGGTGCATCAAAGAGTGAATGGCCATGGCGAGTAGCGTTTATTGCTGCGATGGCTGCGAGTTTATTGTTTAACCCCTTGCTGGGTTTAAGCGAAGCCGCTTTACCTAACTATTCATTAACTTGGCTGCTGGCTGGTGGTTTTGCGGTTGGCGTTGGTACCCAGCTAGCAAATGGCTGTACCAGTGGCCACGGCATTTGCGGCATTGGCCGTTTTTCGCTGCGCTCTATTGTAGCCACTATGGTATTCATGCTTAGTGCTGCGGTTGTGGTTTGGTTAGCAGGAGGTGCTTATGTTTAA